In Helianthus annuus cultivar XRQ/B chromosome 8, HanXRQr2.0-SUNRISE, whole genome shotgun sequence, a single genomic region encodes these proteins:
- the LOC110871271 gene encoding uncharacterized protein LOC110871271, translated as MKFYQSSSTEAQLSEFKPARNCLPCFQSHSTNHHTIKKDMTEPLYVKTNPGVVAKLMGLDSIPQRRIPLVHHQEDTRGHPNGKTSMVLEIKKGKFFVLGFEAGCKGKGEARIDSKRKLAEDDESKKKKRVTETLKSNQVLKESPNVDFELGFLDQLVLELLYVI; from the exons ATGAAATTCTACCAATCTTCATCCACAGAAGCCCAATTATCCGAATTCAAACCCGCCCGAAACTGCCTTCCATGCTTCCAAAGTCATTCCACAAACCATCACACGATTAAGAAGGATATGACTGAGCCGTTGTATGTTAAAACTAACCCCGGTGTTGTTGCGAAGCTAATGGGATTGGATTCGATCCCACAACGACGGATCCCTTTGGTTCATCATCAAGAAGATACCCGAGGTCACCCGAATGGTAAAACTTCAATGGTTCTCGAGATCAAGAAAGGGAAATTCTTCGTTCTTGGTTTCGAGGCGGGATGTAAAG GTAAAGGCGAGGCGAGAATAGATTCGAAGAGGAAGTTAGCGGAAGATGACGAATCAAAGAAGAAGAAACGTGTAACGGAGACATTAAAATCTAATCAAGTGTTGAAAGAGAGTCCAAATGTTGATTTTGAGTTGGGATTTTTAGATCAATTGGTTCTTGAATTACTGTACGTCATCTAA